The Isorropodon fossajaponicum endosymbiont JTNG4 genome segment AATTCCTTCTCTTGACAAATCTGTTACTGGAAACATATAAGTAAATAAATCGCATTTTGGATATAGTTTATGAACTGCATCTCTACGAAAATCAAGTGTTTCAAATGACATAATCGCAACTGAATTACCTGTAGGTAATTTAAAGCCTTCCTTGTGTTTACTGATATCAAACTCTTTGCCTATATGCATGTATTCTCCTTTAGCGGCTAAACGCAAAATATAGGCATTAGAACGAACACGACTCTCATCGCCATTGATAATAATGTTATTATCAATCAATTTTTTTAGTTCAATATCATTTAATGTTTTTGCCATTTTTTTCTACCCTCTCACTATGCTTTTACCGTGTTCAATGTAATATTCAAACTCTTCACGGAAACACCGTAAAAAACTTTCCACTGGCATTGCTGCAGCATCACCGAGTGCGCAAATGGTGTTGCCCATAATTTTATCTTGTACGCTTAATAATAAGTCAGTATCGCCCTGTTTACCATTGCCATCAATAATGCGTTTTAATACGCGATATAGCCAACCTGTACCTTCACGACAAGGGGTGCATTGTCCACAAGACTCATCATAATAAAAATGTGCCAATCTTGTTAGCACTTCTACCATGCAAGTTGACTCATCCATAATAATAACTGAGCCTGCGCCGAGCATTGAGCCTGCTTTTTCAATACCGTCATAATCCATGGTCATGTTCATAGCAACTTCTGCGGTGAGTACTGGGGTTGATGAGCCACCTGGAATCACGGCTTTTAACTTAGCACCGTCACGCATGCCACCTGCCATCTTGAGTAAATCTTTAAAAGGTATGCCCATAGGCACTTCAAAATTTGCCGGATTTTTAACATGACCTGAGATTGAAAATAACTTACAACCACCAGAGTTTTCAACGCCGATATCTGCAAACCACTGCCCGCCACGGCTTAGAATTTCAGGCACACTTGCAAAACTCTCAGTATTGTTAATCGTAGTGGGTTTGCCAAACAATCCTACATTAGCAGGAAATGGCGGCTTAAATCTAGGCTGACCTTTCTTACCTTCAATAGATTCTAACAAAGCAGTTTCTTCACCACAAATATAAGCGCCTGCGCCTAAGTGTGTGTACAAATCAAAATTAACTGAACTTTTGTTAATATTTTGACCTAGTAATCCTGCCTCATACACCTCTTTTAACGCATATTCAAAGCGATAAAACGGTTCCATAAATTCACCGCGGATATAATTATAACCGACACTAGCGTTCATAACAAAGCCACCAATTGCCATGCCTTCAATCACGGCGTGTGGATTAAACCTTAAAATATCTCTGTCTTTACAAGTGCCTGGCTCACCCTCGTCTGAATTGCAAACCACGTATTTCTGCCCATCAGAATGACGTGGCATAAAGCTCCATTTAAGTCCAGTGGGAAACCCGGCACCACCACGACCACGCAAGCCTGAGGCTTTAAGCTCATCAATAATGTGTTCAGGTGTTAACTGACCTTTTATGATTTTGCGCCAGACTGAATAGCCACCACTGGCTTCATAAGTCTTGAGCGAGTAGCACTGGTCTTTGGTCAAATTTTTAAAGCAAACCTCGTTCATTTGAGGTTGTCCAAAATTTGATCAATTTTATCAGCCGTTAAATTTTCAAAATATTCATCATTAATTTGAAACATTGGCGCGCCCACACAAGCACCCAAACACTCAACTTTTTTAACACTAATCAAGCCATCAGGTGTTATTTCACCCGTTCTAACGCCCAATTTATTTTCCAAATGCGTAATTAAATCATCAGCACCATTCAACATACATGAAATATTATGACAAAAACGAATCACATGTTTGCCGACTTTTTTATGATTATAATTTTCATAAAAAGTTGCCACTTCTTGAGCAGCAA includes the following:
- the nuoF gene encoding NADH-quinone oxidoreductase subunit NuoF — protein: MNEVCFKNLTKDQCYSLKTYEASGGYSVWRKIIKGQLTPEHIIDELKASGLRGRGGAGFPTGLKWSFMPRHSDGQKYVVCNSDEGEPGTCKDRDILRFNPHAVIEGMAIGGFVMNASVGYNYIRGEFMEPFYRFEYALKEVYEAGLLGQNINKSSVNFDLYTHLGAGAYICGEETALLESIEGKKGQPRFKPPFPANVGLFGKPTTINNTESFASVPEILSRGGQWFADIGVENSGGCKLFSISGHVKNPANFEVPMGIPFKDLLKMAGGMRDGAKLKAVIPGGSSTPVLTAEVAMNMTMDYDGIEKAGSMLGAGSVIIMDESTCMVEVLTRLAHFYYDESCGQCTPCREGTGWLYRVLKRIIDGNGKQGDTDLLLSVQDKIMGNTICALGDAAAMPVESFLRCFREEFEYYIEHGKSIVRG
- the nuoE gene encoding NADH-quinone oxidoreductase subunit NuoE, producing the protein MISIDAKKQIDTWIAKYPKDRKSSAVMQALKIVQAENENKLSADTIQAVADYLDMPGIAAQEVATFYENYNHKKVGKHVIRFCHNISCMLNGADDLITHLENKLGVRTGEITPDGLISVKKVECLGACVGAPMFQINDEYFENLTADKIDQILDNLK